The genomic window CACCCCGTGGCACAACGACCCCATCGCCGACCCCCTCTCCGAGTCGCTCTACCTGCGGGACGAGGACAGCCGGGAGTTCTGGTCCCCCACCCCGGGGCCCTCCGGCCCGGGCATCGCCTTCACCGTGCGCCACGGCTTCGGCTCCACGCGCTGGGAGAGCTCCGTGGACGGCCTGGACCAGGACGTCACGGTCTTCGCGTCCCTCGAGGACCCGATGAAGGTCCTGAGCGTGCGCCTGGCCAACACCGGCGCCGCCAGGCGCCGCCTGACCCTGTTCTGGCACGCGCACCTGGTGCTGGGGGAGACCCCGGAGACCACCGCGGGCCTCGTGGAGACGGTGCGCGAGGGCGACGGCCTCTTCGCCTGGAGCACCGCCCCCGGCGCCTTCCGGGGCCGGGTGGCCTTCGCCTCCGTGGCCGGGGACGGCATCCTGCGCGCCGTGACCACCGACCGGGGCTCCTTCCTGGGGCGCCCCGGCAGCCCGTCGGAACCCGCCGCCGTCACCGGCGCGCGGCCCCTGGACGGGGCCACGGGCCGCGTGGCGGATCCCTGCTTCGCCTTCCAGCTGGAGGTTGAGCTGGAGCCCTTCGAGACCCGCACCTGCGTCATCGTCTCCGGCGAGGCCGCGGACCTGGCCGAGGCCCGGCGCCTTTCGGCCACCCGCCCCTCCCTGGCCGGGGTGCGCGACTACTGGGAACGGACGCTGGGCACACTCCAGGTCGAGACGCCCGAACCCGCCCTGGACCTCATGGTCAACGGCTGGCTCCCCTACCAGAACCTGGCCTGCCGCATGTGGGGCCGCACCGCCTACTACCAGTCCGGTGGCGCCTTCGGCTTCCGTGACCAGCTGCAGGATTCCGCCGGCCTGCTGTACCTGCTGCCGGGCCTCACGCGCAACCAGATCCTCCTGCACGCCGCCCACCAGTTCGTGGAGGGCGACGTGCTGCACTGGTGGCACCCCCCCATCGAGCAGGGCATCCGCACGCGCTTTTCCGACGACCTCCTGTGGCTGCCCCTGGTCACCGCCCACTACCTGCGCACCACCGGCGACTGGGGCATCCTGGCCGAGACCGCCCCCTACCTCACGGCCCGGGCCCTGCAGCCCGGGGAGGACGAGGCCTACCTGGTGCCGGAGGACTCCGGCACGCGCGGCAACCTCTACGGGCACTGCTGCCGCGCTCTCGACCTGGCCCTGGGCCGCACCGGCGCGCACGACCTGCCCCTGATGGGCACCGGCGACTGGAACGACGGCATGAACCGCGTCGGCAGGGAAGGCCGCGGCGAGAGCGTGTGGATGGCCTTCTTCCTCTATTCGATCCTGGAAGCCTTCGCCCCCGTCTGTGAGCGGCGCGGCGACCCGGACCGCGCCCGGCGGTTCCGGGAGCGCATGGCCTCCCTTTCGGCGGCCCTGGAGGCCTCGGGCTGGGACGGCGACTGGTACCGCCGCGCCTACTTCGACGACGGCACCCCCCTGGGCTCGGCCCAGAACCCGGAGTGCCGCATCGACTGCCTGGCCCAGGCCTGGGCCACCCTCTCCGGAGCCGTGCCGAAGGCCCGTTCCGAGCAGGCCCTGGCGGCCATGGAGGCCCATCTGGTGGACCAGGAGGCCGGCATGATCCGCCTGCTCACCCCCGCCTTCGACACGTTCCCCAACGATCCCGGCTACATCATGGGCTACATCCCCGGCGTGCGCGAGAACGGCGGGCAGTACACCCACGGCGCGCTGTGGGCCGTGAAGGCCGTGGCCGCCTCCGGCAGGCTGGACCGCGCCGCCTCGCTCCTGGCCATGCTGAGCCCCGTGTCCCACGGCCGAAGGCCCGCCACCTACCAGACCGAACCCTACGTGGTGGCCGCCGACGTCTACGGCGTGGCCCCCCACACCGGGCGCGGCGGCTGGACCTGGTACACGGGGTCGGCCGGGTGGATGTACCGCGTGGCCGTGGAGGACGTGCTGGGCTTCGGCCTGGAGGGCGGCGACACGATCCGCCTGCGGCCCGCCCTGCCCTCGGCCTGGGACCGGGCGCGCATCCGCTACCGCGATCCCCGCACCGGCGGCACGTACGACATCCTCCTGGAGCGCGCCGCGTCCATCCCGGAGGCGCGCCTGGACGGGCTGGCCCTGCCCTGGAGCCCGGAGATCCGCGTGCCCCTCGCCGCCGGTGACCACACGGTCGTCATCCGCGTGGGGGCGTGACCATGGGCTTCCCGAAAGGATTCCTCTGGGGCGTGAGCACCTCGGCCTACCAGATCGAGGGCTCCCCCCTGGCCGACGGGGCCGACCCCAGCAACTGGCAGCGGTTCTGCGCTCCCGGGGGCGCCGGCGCCCACCTGGCGCCCCGGGGCGACCGCGCCTGCGACCACTACCGCCGCTGGCGGGAGGACGTCGCCTTGATCCGGGAGCTGGGCTTCGGGTCCTACCGCTTCAGCGTTTCCTGGAGCCGCGTGATGCCCGGGGGCCGCGTCAACGCCGCGGGCCTGGACTTCTACCGCGGGCTCGCGGACGCCCTGCTGGAGGCCGGGATCCAGCCCCAGATCACCCTCCACCACTGGGACCTCCCGGCCGAACTGGAGGACCGGGGCGGCTGGCTCGACCCCGACCTGCCCGGACGGTTCGGGGACTACGCTCACGTCGTGGCCTCCGCTCTGGCGGACCGGGTGCCGATGTGGGCCACCCTCAACGAGCCCTGGGTGATGATGCACGAAGGCCACCTGACGGGCTCCCACCCGCCCTGCCACCGCGACTTCCGCGAGCTGCCCCGGGTCTCCCACAACCTGCTCCGCGCCCACGGCCTGGGTGTCCAGGCCTGCCGCGCCGCGGGGGCGCGTTCCGTGGGGCTGGTGGTGAACATCGAGCCCAAGCATCCCGCCTCCGATCGCCCCGAGGACCTCGCCGCGGCGGCTCGGGCCGACGCCTACATGAACCGGCAGTACCTGGACCCCGTCCTCCTCGGCCGCTACCCGGAGGAACTCCCGGAGCTCTTCGGAGCGGCCTGGCCCGAGTTCCCCGAAGACGACTTCAAGCTGATCCGCCAGCCCCTGGACTACCTGGGCGTCAACTACTACAGCCGCGGCATCACCCGCCAC from Geothrix sp. 21YS21S-2 includes these protein-coding regions:
- a CDS encoding GH36-type glycosyl hydrolase domain-containing protein gives rise to the protein MDNRGHLLSNGRYRVLLTELGTGYSECAGQALTRWRGDGVEDPDGFFIYLKDLDSNELWSAGLRPARKVPDSAGASFQDGQATLTRADGGIETTLEVAVLPGRDAEARRLTLANRTSLPRRIEVTSCLEAVLNERGADLAHPAFSKLFVQTEWCPESRALLARRRPRGADEKPRWMCHWLASGPGGLSFATDRAAFLGRGRTLAEPAALLASGPLAGTAGSVLDPVLALRCVLELAPGASASLTLGLGFALEREEAIALCAAETPFPPTGAIRPIRLPEPALFIPRPFRPAALREPETCLDNGLGGFSPDGREYVIHVRPGADGHPVLPPMPWSNVIANEGFGFITTERGISCSWAGNSRLHRLTPWHNDPIADPLSESLYLRDEDSREFWSPTPGPSGPGIAFTVRHGFGSTRWESSVDGLDQDVTVFASLEDPMKVLSVRLANTGAARRRLTLFWHAHLVLGETPETTAGLVETVREGDGLFAWSTAPGAFRGRVAFASVAGDGILRAVTTDRGSFLGRPGSPSEPAAVTGARPLDGATGRVADPCFAFQLEVELEPFETRTCVIVSGEAADLAEARRLSATRPSLAGVRDYWERTLGTLQVETPEPALDLMVNGWLPYQNLACRMWGRTAYYQSGGAFGFRDQLQDSAGLLYLLPGLTRNQILLHAAHQFVEGDVLHWWHPPIEQGIRTRFSDDLLWLPLVTAHYLRTTGDWGILAETAPYLTARALQPGEDEAYLVPEDSGTRGNLYGHCCRALDLALGRTGAHDLPLMGTGDWNDGMNRVGREGRGESVWMAFFLYSILEAFAPVCERRGDPDRARRFRERMASLSAALEASGWDGDWYRRAYFDDGTPLGSAQNPECRIDCLAQAWATLSGAVPKARSEQALAAMEAHLVDQEAGMIRLLTPAFDTFPNDPGYIMGYIPGVRENGGQYTHGALWAVKAVAASGRLDRAASLLAMLSPVSHGRRPATYQTEPYVVAADVYGVAPHTGRGGWTWYTGSAGWMYRVAVEDVLGFGLEGGDTIRLRPALPSAWDRARIRYRDPRTGGTYDILLERAASIPEARLDGLALPWSPEIRVPLAAGDHTVVIRVGA
- a CDS encoding GH1 family beta-glucosidase → MGFPKGFLWGVSTSAYQIEGSPLADGADPSNWQRFCAPGGAGAHLAPRGDRACDHYRRWREDVALIRELGFGSYRFSVSWSRVMPGGRVNAAGLDFYRGLADALLEAGIQPQITLHHWDLPAELEDRGGWLDPDLPGRFGDYAHVVASALADRVPMWATLNEPWVMMHEGHLTGSHPPCHRDFRELPRVSHNLLRAHGLGVQACRAAGARSVGLVVNIEPKHPASDRPEDLAAAARADAYMNRQYLDPVLLGRYPEELPELFGAAWPEFPEDDFKLIRQPLDYLGVNYYSRGITRHDPAAPFGRWSGVPHPTHLRTEMDWEVYPEGLTETLLWLRERYGEMPLYVNENGAAFRDPDKAPPGGVQDPLRVDYFRTHILAVRDAIDRGADVRGYSAWSLLDNFEWALGFEKRFGIVHVDYDTLERTPKASARFLSGVARSNGQSLYPPR